A genomic window from Levilactobacillus yonginensis includes:
- a CDS encoding DUF2075 domain-containing protein encodes MNKILKAQFFVDDLSDDQKTVITNINDYIKQGLNGNQSSVAIIEGAAGTGKSVVLMELVRQYMTDSRYQTSLVVNHPELYKAYQDLAESIPNMKVKSIRRPTALINYAQKNHKKYDIIFVDEAHLLYSKSEPYAHYRGQNQLTDLMNLAKVVVVVYDFEQVFQSKMYWDKDLLYKTIGTHPHKLFNMNFQYRMVASDEQVAWMDDLSAEKPLKPFPDNSDFEFKMFDTAGELFENIKKRNKEFGMSRVVATSGFPRIDGRHNVEMDTFNLPWDEWDPQRTHWAKREGSITQVGTIYTLQGFDLNYVGMIIGPSFGYDPKTDTMTIIPEKYSHKEIFKKRKDIQFSRDEYKTFIANVLNVLMKRGKYGLYLTAYDDALRQRLLELSETGK; translated from the coding sequence ATGAATAAAATTTTAAAGGCACAGTTCTTCGTCGATGACCTGTCAGACGACCAGAAGACTGTCATCACCAATATCAACGACTACATCAAGCAAGGGCTGAACGGCAACCAATCCTCCGTCGCTATCATTGAAGGCGCTGCTGGAACTGGAAAGTCCGTTGTCCTCATGGAACTCGTTCGTCAGTATATGACTGATAGTCGCTACCAAACTTCACTGGTGGTCAACCATCCCGAGTTGTACAAAGCCTATCAAGACCTCGCTGAATCCATTCCGAACATGAAAGTGAAGTCCATTCGGCGGCCCACTGCTCTAATCAACTACGCACAAAAGAACCACAAAAAATACGACATTATTTTCGTTGATGAAGCCCATTTGCTCTACTCCAAGTCAGAACCCTACGCCCATTACCGTGGCCAAAACCAACTAACCGACCTCATGAACTTGGCTAAGGTTGTGGTCGTCGTGTATGACTTTGAACAAGTCTTCCAGTCCAAGATGTACTGGGACAAAGACCTGCTCTACAAGACCATCGGCACCCACCCACATAAGCTGTTCAACATGAACTTTCAATACCGGATGGTTGCCAGCGACGAACAGGTTGCTTGGATGGATGACTTATCCGCTGAAAAGCCCTTGAAACCTTTCCCCGACAACAGCGACTTCGAATTCAAAATGTTTGATACTGCTGGTGAATTGTTCGAGAATATTAAGAAGCGCAACAAGGAATTTGGCATGAGTCGGGTCGTAGCCACCTCTGGGTTCCCTCGCATTGATGGCCGCCACAACGTCGAGATGGATACGTTCAACCTACCTTGGGACGAATGGGACCCACAACGGACCCACTGGGCCAAGCGTGAAGGCTCCATCACCCAGGTCGGTACCATCTACACCCTACAAGGTTTTGACCTCAACTACGTGGGTATGATCATTGGGCCGTCATTTGGCTACGACCCTAAGACGGATACGATGACCATCATTCCCGAAAAGTACTCCCACAAGGAAATCTTTAAGAAACGGAAGGACATTCAATTCAGCCGCGACGAATACAAAACGTTTATCGCCAACGTCCTAAACGTCTTGATGAAACGGGGAAAATACGGCCTGTACCTGACAGCCTACGACGATGCTTTACGGCAACGGCTACTTGAATTGTCTGAAACTGGCAAATAG
- the tnpA gene encoding IS200/IS605 family transposase, whose translation MANKLNSLAHTKWLCKYHIVFTPKYRRKMIYNQYRRDLQEDIRLLCQYKGVKILEGHMMPDHVHLLVSIPPKLSVSSFMGYLKGKSALMMFDQHANLKYKFGNRHFWSIGYYVSTVGLNEATIKKYIRDQEKSDQAVDRLSVREYEDPFKGQGK comes from the coding sequence ATGGCGAATAAACTCAACAGTCTTGCGCACACAAAGTGGTTATGCAAGTACCATATCGTATTCACTCCAAAGTATAGGAGAAAGATGATTTATAATCAATATCGACGTGACTTACAGGAGGATATTCGACTTTTATGCCAGTATAAAGGGGTCAAGATTTTGGAAGGTCATATGATGCCAGATCATGTTCATCTCCTGGTAAGTATCCCACCCAAGCTCAGTGTGTCGAGCTTTATGGGATATTTAAAGGGAAAAAGTGCGTTGATGATGTTTGACCAGCATGCAAATTTGAAATATAAATTTGGAAATCGACATTTCTGGTCAATCGGATACTACGTGAGCACGGTGGGCTTGAACGAAGCCACCATCAAAAAATATATTCGTGATCAAGAAAAAAGTGATCAGGCGGTGGATAGACTCAGCGTTCGGGAGTATGAAGACCCTTTCAAGGGTCAGGGTAAGTAA
- a CDS encoding nuclear transport factor 2 family protein: protein MTNENTDLTTKIIGLEKSALDKWFKGDTSGYLTIWSQKNFSYFDSSKPHRVDTYAEIKEFVLANVEGKLFADTYDFEDPRVQIKGDMAVLTYQLFAKTSLNEMRYNCIEVYEREDTDWKVIHSTWSFIRPMDMDFGQKKTLV, encoded by the coding sequence ATGACTAATGAAAATACCGACTTAACCACAAAAATTATTGGGCTTGAAAAGAGCGCTCTGGACAAATGGTTCAAGGGCGACACTTCCGGCTACTTAACCATCTGGTCTCAAAAGAACTTTTCCTACTTTGACAGCTCTAAACCGCACCGGGTCGACACCTACGCCGAAATCAAAGAATTTGTCCTCGCTAACGTGGAGGGCAAACTATTCGCAGACACCTACGACTTTGAAGACCCCCGCGTTCAAATCAAAGGTGACATGGCAGTTCTAACTTACCAACTCTTTGCCAAGACTTCACTGAACGAAATGCGCTACAACTGCATTGAGGTTTACGAACGTGAAGACACTGATTGGAAGGTCATTCACTCAACCTGGTCCTTCATCCGGCCAATGGACATGGATTTCGGCCAAAAGAAAACGCTGGTTTAG
- a CDS encoding sugar O-acetyltransferase, with protein MSNRDKLHTGDLYLPDDPAIEVEQKRYLDRLYDFNQTRPSEPERQQKILHELFADLGPNCYVEPPLHANFGGHHVHFGANIYANFNLTLVDDTHIYVGDHTMIGPNVTLATAGHPIDPELRAKNYQYNQAIHIGQNCWLGAGVIVLPGVTIGDNVVVGAGSVVTKDLPSNVVAFGDPCRVARPVGEHDREVYFKDRRIDPQLFND; from the coding sequence ATGTCTAACCGTGATAAATTACATACCGGGGATCTCTATTTACCGGACGACCCCGCCATTGAAGTTGAGCAAAAGCGGTACCTTGACCGGCTCTACGACTTCAATCAAACGCGCCCCAGTGAGCCCGAACGGCAACAGAAAATTCTCCACGAACTCTTTGCAGATCTGGGCCCCAACTGTTACGTTGAACCACCGCTGCACGCTAACTTTGGCGGTCATCACGTTCACTTTGGTGCGAATATCTACGCCAATTTTAACCTGACATTAGTCGATGATACGCACATCTACGTGGGCGACCACACTATGATTGGGCCCAACGTCACGTTGGCCACGGCTGGTCATCCCATCGATCCTGAGTTGCGCGCTAAAAATTATCAGTACAACCAGGCCATTCACATTGGCCAGAATTGCTGGTTGGGCGCCGGTGTCATTGTTTTACCTGGTGTCACGATTGGTGATAACGTGGTTGTAGGCGCCGGTAGCGTGGTTACCAAGGACTTGCCGAGCAATGTTGTCGCGTTCGGAGATCCATGTCGGGTGGCCCGTCCAGTTGGTGAACACGATCGAGAGGTTTATTTTAAAGACCGGCGAATTGATCCGCAACTATTTAACGACTAG
- a CDS encoding class C sortase translates to MRKWLVILLCCFGLGLIAYPAASNLVIGWRQQGVLVAYKNQLRSASTRQRKALQRSLQRQARDTRTTLYNPFKQENDRFMGTPPLALVAIPTINVELPVFAGTSDPVLQKYAGLVHGTDVPQGKRNQHSLITAHRGSPNATLFTDLPRLQRGDHFYLKNAYGLMTYRVTNIRTVKAATRQPILRDTAKNQVTLMTCTPYMINTHRLLVTGQRIPNETKTIPQGKMVWDWYKIILLVIGALLLIGGTWAGYRRFRQAREGN, encoded by the coding sequence ATGCGTAAATGGCTAGTGATTCTGCTATGTTGTTTCGGCTTAGGCCTGATTGCCTACCCAGCTGCCAGCAACCTAGTGATTGGTTGGCGTCAGCAGGGGGTCCTGGTGGCGTATAAGAACCAGTTACGGTCGGCAAGTACTAGGCAGCGAAAAGCGCTCCAACGGTCCTTACAGCGGCAGGCAAGGGATACTCGGACCACCCTCTATAACCCGTTCAAACAGGAAAATGACCGGTTCATGGGGACGCCTCCCCTAGCGTTAGTGGCGATTCCTACCATTAACGTGGAATTACCGGTGTTTGCTGGGACCAGCGACCCCGTTTTACAGAAATACGCAGGATTGGTTCACGGGACGGACGTGCCGCAGGGCAAACGTAACCAGCACAGTCTGATTACGGCTCACCGGGGGTCACCCAACGCGACCCTGTTCACGGACCTACCGCGGTTACAGCGGGGCGATCATTTCTACCTGAAGAATGCCTACGGGTTGATGACCTATCGGGTGACGAACATTCGGACCGTGAAAGCGGCCACGCGTCAGCCAATCCTGCGGGACACGGCCAAAAATCAGGTGACGCTGATGACCTGTACGCCGTATATGATCAATACCCACCGGCTCTTGGTGACGGGACAGCGAATTCCGAACGAAACTAAGACGATTCCGCAAGGGAAGATGGTGTGGGACTGGTACAAGATTATCCTGTTGGTTATCGGGGCACTTCTACTGATTGGTGGCACGTGGGCCGGTTACCGGCGATTCAGACAAGCAAGGGAGGGTAACTAA
- a CDS encoding DUF5776 domain-containing protein, with protein sequence MSKYPNTFLDSESFEPQFSQMVDQMVVVLFGKDYPSDQLANLDGQASYDATIAAYRQPLSHFVQKQADGTYVLDPAMSGLSGVSVFAEAPETHTTKPAPTPETSQPVTVHYVDAQGNQIAKDKTLTGKLGATYQTAALDITGYQLNQTPVNATGKFTGSKQSVTYTYDAVVQSGSAGATIAPKGTVIYATQKIGLYKQATFTKKARKQWYHKKSRMNRPMFVVTGYAKSKNGVKRYQVRDVNHHSRTAGKTGYVTANAKYTVPVYYATKHSQITVINPQGINAYSKKTLTGKRTHYRQGQVLKVKKIVTHNLTTRFVLSNGRYVTANKQLVKAGKQTMPKKILIKHAINRYGTANLTQRNRHYHAGEVLKVKGWTYSNAHNFGKNDTLRYRVSGGYVTANPYFVRTIK encoded by the coding sequence ATGTCAAAGTATCCAAACACGTTCTTAGACTCAGAGAGTTTTGAGCCACAGTTTAGTCAGATGGTCGACCAGATGGTTGTCGTGTTATTTGGTAAGGACTATCCGAGTGATCAATTAGCTAACCTGGATGGTCAGGCCTCTTACGATGCGACCATTGCCGCCTACAGGCAGCCACTTAGTCACTTTGTACAGAAGCAAGCCGATGGTACTTACGTACTAGATCCAGCCATGTCAGGTCTCTCTGGTGTGAGCGTTTTTGCCGAGGCACCGGAGACACATACCACTAAACCAGCGCCGACACCTGAAACGAGTCAACCGGTGACGGTGCATTATGTTGACGCGCAGGGCAATCAGATTGCTAAGGACAAGACATTAACTGGTAAGTTGGGCGCGACGTATCAAACGGCAGCACTCGACATTACGGGTTATCAGTTGAACCAGACGCCAGTGAATGCCACTGGCAAGTTCACCGGTTCCAAGCAGTCGGTCACGTACACTTACGATGCCGTGGTACAATCTGGTTCAGCTGGCGCAACGATTGCGCCCAAGGGAACTGTGATTTATGCCACTCAGAAGATTGGTTTGTACAAGCAAGCTACCTTTACGAAGAAAGCTCGCAAGCAGTGGTACCATAAGAAGTCACGGATGAATCGGCCGATGTTTGTGGTTACGGGTTACGCCAAATCGAAGAACGGCGTGAAACGCTACCAGGTCAGAGACGTCAACCATCATAGTCGGACGGCGGGTAAGACCGGTTACGTAACGGCTAACGCGAAATATACAGTACCCGTATACTATGCAACCAAGCATTCTCAGATTACGGTAATCAATCCTCAGGGGATCAATGCTTACAGTAAGAAGACGTTGACCGGCAAACGGACGCATTATCGTCAGGGACAAGTACTCAAAGTCAAAAAGATCGTCACGCATAATTTAACGACGCGTTTTGTTCTCAGTAATGGGCGTTATGTGACTGCCAATAAACAGTTGGTTAAAGCGGGCAAGCAAACAATGCCCAAAAAGATCCTGATCAAGCACGCCATTAACCGTTACGGCACTGCTAACTTGACCCAGCGTAACCGGCATTATCATGCTGGTGAGGTGTTGAAGGTCAAAGGCTGGACGTATTCTAATGCGCATAACTTTGGCAAGAACGATACACTCCGTTACCGGGTAAGTGGGGGTTACGTCACCGCCAACCCCTACTTTGTACGGACTATTAAATAG
- a CDS encoding replication-associated recombination protein A has translation MKQESLFSNQPENTPLASRVRPQDLDQFVGQQHLLGPGKILREIIENDQVSSMVFWGPPGVGKTTLAEIIARKTQSSFLSFSAVDSSISKIKKIMKQAELDREIGQRTIVFVDEIHRFNKAQQDAFLPYVERGSIILIGATTENPSFEINSALLSRCKVFVLKALQQADIITLVENALKNPNGYGKQSIKIGGDEIQAIANFADGDARMALNTLEMAILNGEKVDGATTVTMENLSQLITKKFVLYDKNGEEHYNIISALHKSMRNSDTDAAIYWLSRMLEGGEDPLYIARRLVRFASEDVGLADTNALNVAINVFQACQFLGMPECDIHLVEAVTYLSLAPKSNAIYKARLAAAKDVKQTVNDPVPLQIRNAPTKLMKDLGYGKDYELAHYAKDKLTTMKTMPPSLEGHEYYLPTTEGHERRFKERLAQIKAWHEQNG, from the coding sequence ATGAAACAGGAATCACTTTTCTCAAATCAACCGGAGAACACGCCGTTGGCCAGTCGGGTTCGGCCCCAAGACCTGGACCAATTCGTTGGCCAGCAACATCTACTGGGTCCTGGCAAGATTTTGCGAGAAATTATTGAAAATGACCAAGTCTCGTCCATGGTTTTCTGGGGGCCGCCGGGTGTTGGGAAGACCACGCTGGCTGAAATTATTGCCCGTAAAACGCAATCTAGTTTTTTGAGCTTTAGTGCCGTGGATAGCAGTATCAGTAAAATCAAAAAAATTATGAAGCAAGCTGAATTGGACCGGGAAATTGGGCAACGAACAATCGTCTTTGTGGACGAAATCCACCGGTTTAACAAGGCCCAGCAGGATGCGTTTCTGCCCTATGTTGAGCGGGGGAGCATCATTTTAATTGGGGCAACGACGGAAAATCCTTCGTTTGAAATCAACTCAGCCTTGTTGTCACGCTGTAAGGTGTTTGTGCTGAAAGCCTTGCAACAGGCTGACATTATCACGTTGGTCGAGAATGCCCTGAAAAATCCCAATGGTTACGGGAAACAGAGCATTAAGATTGGTGGCGATGAAATCCAAGCGATTGCCAACTTTGCCGACGGGGATGCCAGAATGGCATTGAATACGCTAGAAATGGCGATTCTCAATGGCGAGAAGGTTGATGGGGCCACGACGGTGACCATGGAAAATCTCAGTCAGTTAATTACTAAAAAGTTTGTGTTGTACGACAAAAATGGTGAGGAACACTACAACATCATTTCCGCGCTGCATAAATCCATGCGTAATAGTGACACCGATGCCGCTATTTATTGGCTGTCGCGAATGCTAGAGGGTGGCGAGGACCCGTTGTACATTGCTCGGCGACTCGTTCGGTTTGCCAGTGAAGACGTTGGCTTAGCCGATACGAATGCCCTCAACGTGGCAATCAACGTCTTTCAGGCCTGCCAGTTTCTGGGGATGCCGGAGTGTGACATTCACCTGGTTGAGGCTGTGACCTACCTGTCCCTGGCCCCCAAGTCCAATGCCATTTATAAGGCCAGACTCGCGGCGGCTAAGGACGTGAAGCAGACGGTGAATGATCCGGTACCGCTACAGATTCGGAACGCACCGACTAAGTTGATGAAAGATTTAGGGTATGGCAAGGACTATGAATTAGCCCACTATGCCAAAGATAAGCTGACGACGATGAAAACCATGCCACCTTCCTTAGAGGGGCATGAATATTATTTGCCAACAACTGAGGGCCATGAGCGGCGGTTCAAGGAGCGATTGGCGCAGATCAAGGCTTGGCATGAACAGAATGGGTAA
- a CDS encoding IS5 family transposase (programmed frameshift) → MKSFAHHYSSDISREQFELIRTDLEGIRKRTKPRKVDLYDIFCALLYTLKNGCVWRDLPSDFPKWETVYYYWLLWTKTPSPAGITPLDKVFKKIVSQHRLAQKRSVYTSFVILDAQSVKNTDPAESSGYDGGKKVSGIKRHLAVDINGLPMAVHVTTANVSERDGANALLALNKSQFDLVQRVMADGGYTGNNFAQSVQAMINAEVIIAKQSDLRHGQVTPQRWVIERSFSWLGKYRRLWRNCERKLNTSKMMISLAFLRILLKRF, encoded by the exons ATGAAAAGCTTTGCACACCATTATAGTAGCGACATCTCTCGTGAACAATTTGAACTAATCCGGACAGATCTAGAAGGCATACGTAAGCGGACTAAGCCAAGAAAGGTTGATTTATATGATATCTTTTGTGCCCTGCTTTATACCTTGAAAAATGGGTGCGTTTGGCGCGATTTACCCAGCGATTTTCCTAAATGGGAAACCGTCTATTATTACTGGTTACTTTGGACTAAAACGCCATCTCCTGCTGGTATCACTCCTCTGGATAAGGTTT TTAAAAAAATTGTCAGCCAACATCGGTTGGCTCAGAAGCGTTCAGTTTATACATCGTTCGTCATTCTAGATGCTCAAAGTGTCAAGAATACCGATCCTGCTGAAAGTAGCGGCTACGATGGTGGTAAAAAGGTGAGTGGGATTAAGCGCCATCTTGCTGTAGATATCAATGGGCTGCCGATGGCAGTCCATGTGACAACCGCCAATGTTTCTGAGCGTGATGGCGCCAATGCGCTACTGGCGTTAAACAAATCACAGTTTGACCTGGTTCAACGAGTAATGGCCGATGGTGGTTATACTGGTAACAACTTTGCTCAATCAGTTCAGGCAATGATTAACGCTGAAGTCATTATTGCTAAACAGAGTGACCTTAGGCACGGTCAAGTGACCCCGCAACGCTGGGTTATCGAACGCAGTTTTAGCTGGCTAGGAAAATATCGGCGCCTCTGGCGCAATTGTGAGCGAAAGCTGAACACCAGTAAGATGATGATTAGCTTAGCCTTCCTGCGAATACTCTTGAAAAGATTCTAA
- a CDS encoding SpaA isopeptide-forming pilin-related protein, with amino-acid sequence MKFTKIRQLVLATFAVCGLALGGRAVAHASTPAPSTVTMELHKLDNNSDNQTTETIKNTGDEVSLPTGVTPYNAGKYGEVTYSVYDLTDVMKKRGITNGEATSEAFETARNQLLTDITANQTDPKALLAAQAAFVKANGLTSIADKTLKDQSSSLTFPGIRNSGFYLIMETGAPTHHLTKLSAPLIIGLPLSDKATIHLYPKNLIARDVDPEIHKVGRNPQDPTSETYLPLGKVEFTLAQKDGEGEVRTLVTDKNGDIEFGGLEVGTEYVLTESANQRYPWYQQTDTKKHKLSLTFTVDKEGNIKALETLPDAKHFNIQGTRIGIKNDLILGGAEFKKVDAQTEKGLAGAKFKVQKISPKGRTYWAVFQGQTFVKWVTSKAAATELTSAEDGTFDFTGVPYVYDQRQGKVTYNLVETQAPAGYALLKEATPFKINEKTNLKTIKNESYALPTTGGMGIWLFLLIGSLLMGGAGYLYYRQRKAA; translated from the coding sequence ATGAAATTCACTAAAATTAGACAGCTGGTGCTTGCGACCTTCGCCGTTTGTGGCTTGGCGCTAGGCGGTCGGGCAGTTGCCCACGCCAGCACGCCAGCGCCAAGCACGGTCACGATGGAGCTGCATAAGCTAGACAACAACTCGGATAATCAAACGACAGAAACGATTAAGAACACGGGGGATGAAGTTTCCCTACCAACTGGCGTGACGCCTTACAACGCTGGTAAGTACGGCGAGGTCACCTATAGTGTTTATGACCTGACCGACGTGATGAAAAAGCGGGGTATCACCAATGGTGAAGCGACCAGCGAAGCTTTTGAAACCGCTCGTAACCAGCTACTGACGGATATTACGGCTAACCAGACTGATCCCAAGGCCTTACTAGCGGCCCAGGCGGCCTTCGTGAAGGCCAACGGGTTAACGAGCATTGCCGACAAGACGTTGAAAGACCAGTCTAGTTCCCTAACTTTTCCCGGTATTAGGAACAGTGGCTTCTACCTGATCATGGAAACAGGCGCCCCAACGCATCATTTGACGAAGTTGTCGGCGCCCCTGATCATTGGTTTACCGTTGAGTGATAAGGCGACCATTCACCTATACCCCAAGAATCTGATTGCTCGGGACGTTGACCCTGAAATCCACAAGGTGGGACGTAATCCCCAAGACCCAACCAGTGAAACGTACCTACCATTGGGAAAGGTGGAATTCACCCTGGCACAGAAGGACGGCGAAGGTGAAGTGCGGACCCTGGTGACCGATAAAAATGGGGACATCGAATTTGGTGGCCTGGAAGTCGGGACCGAGTACGTGTTAACGGAGTCAGCCAACCAGCGCTACCCGTGGTATCAACAAACGGATACCAAGAAGCACAAGCTTTCATTGACCTTTACGGTCGATAAGGAGGGTAACATCAAAGCACTCGAGACGCTGCCGGATGCGAAACACTTTAACATTCAGGGCACGCGCATCGGTATCAAAAACGACCTGATTCTTGGGGGTGCTGAATTCAAGAAGGTGGACGCACAGACCGAAAAAGGCTTGGCTGGAGCGAAGTTTAAGGTCCAAAAGATTAGTCCTAAGGGTAGAACTTACTGGGCGGTCTTCCAAGGCCAGACTTTCGTGAAATGGGTGACGAGCAAGGCTGCTGCAACTGAATTAACGTCAGCAGAAGATGGCACGTTCGACTTCACCGGCGTCCCTTACGTGTATGACCAGCGGCAAGGCAAGGTCACCTACAACCTGGTTGAAACGCAAGCCCCCGCGGGTTACGCGTTGTTGAAGGAAGCGACACCATTTAAAATTAATGAAAAAACGAATCTCAAGACGATCAAAAACGAAAGCTACGCCCTGCCAACCACTGGGGGGATGGGTATCTGGCTATTTCTTCTCATCGGGAGTCTCCTGATGGGTGGCGCCGGTTACCTGTACTACCGGCAACGGAAGGCGGCCTAA
- a CDS encoding tyrosine-protein phosphatase — MTHRLQRTFSISMLTLTLMGLGTPVVTSLAATTPTTQAPGKTADKADPDRVPMLNGEQMPETTATPKVPAAGKPGSRIALSKDKKGFNANTRDLGSYLTKDKTQAIKPGFLFRSAQLTKVTNPDITKLTGYNIGLIIDLRTPLNHMKKKDALLGKATSKVAAIYSQSDDDDLSGVEHYNRANGGSIAFSPTALSGYHDFLTDLVNAKGPVLYHCKHGNDRTGIATVLLMSILGMRNQDIIDDYLMSNNYVDKQVNYAWLKTYIGQIDEKFGGLNDYITSPKGLNFSADQQAALRAKYLVPSGLSVPHPSEKPTPAPTPKPIEKPTPAPVPSPIEKPTPAPTAATSTKPVTNPTPIHAGQPDLVVTKPHQAGKTKVKVLSVKKLKHAKAVHLKAHRAYFFDLHLKHKVGNSGKTGRHPRAKWQLIKQAKLRINGKTKTYVEVQSPRGKKRWIQLKDVSLIKNTVKHSH; from the coding sequence ATGACTCATCGACTGCAACGAACCTTTAGTATCAGTATGCTGACTTTAACTTTGATGGGGCTGGGAACCCCCGTCGTCACTAGTCTAGCCGCCACGACACCAACCACCCAAGCCCCTGGTAAGACAGCGGATAAGGCCGACCCCGACCGCGTACCCATGCTAAACGGCGAACAAATGCCCGAAACCACGGCTACGCCTAAGGTGCCAGCGGCTGGGAAACCTGGAAGCCGGATTGCGTTGTCCAAGGACAAGAAAGGTTTTAATGCCAACACCCGTGACCTCGGTAGTTACTTGACTAAAGATAAGACCCAGGCTATTAAACCCGGTTTCCTATTCCGTTCAGCCCAATTAACAAAAGTCACAAATCCTGATATTACCAAATTGACCGGGTACAACATTGGTCTGATTATCGATTTAAGAACCCCGCTTAATCACATGAAGAAAAAAGACGCACTGCTTGGTAAAGCTACCTCAAAAGTTGCCGCCATTTATTCACAATCTGACGATGATGACTTATCAGGCGTCGAGCACTACAACCGCGCCAATGGTGGTTCAATTGCCTTCTCCCCGACTGCACTGAGTGGCTACCACGATTTCCTGACGGATCTGGTCAATGCAAAAGGTCCCGTCCTCTATCACTGTAAGCATGGGAACGATCGAACGGGTATTGCTACGGTGTTGTTGATGTCAATTCTGGGGATGCGTAATCAGGACATCATCGACGACTATTTAATGTCGAATAACTACGTCGACAAACAGGTTAACTACGCTTGGCTCAAAACCTATATCGGTCAAATTGATGAAAAATTTGGGGGTCTGAATGACTACATCACTAGTCCCAAAGGGTTAAACTTCAGTGCTGACCAACAAGCTGCCTTACGGGCCAAATACTTAGTACCATCAGGGCTGTCCGTGCCACACCCGAGCGAAAAGCCTACGCCGGCTCCCACTCCTAAACCGATTGAGAAACCAACTCCAGCACCCGTTCCTAGCCCCATTGAAAAGCCTACACCAGCACCAACTGCCGCAACATCGACTAAACCAGTAACCAATCCCACACCAATTCACGCCGGTCAACCAGACCTCGTCGTTACTAAGCCACATCAGGCCGGGAAGACTAAAGTGAAGGTCCTATCGGTGAAGAAATTGAAGCACGCCAAAGCCGTTCATTTAAAGGCTCACCGCGCCTATTTCTTCGACTTACATCTCAAACACAAAGTCGGAAATTCTGGCAAGACTGGTCGCCATCCCCGCGCTAAATGGCAGCTTATCAAGCAGGCCAAGCTACGGATTAATGGGAAAACCAAGACCTACGTTGAGGTTCAAAGTCCCCGGGGTAAGAAACGATGGATTCAGCTGAAAGATGTTTCACTGATTAAAAATACCGTTAAACACTCTCACTAA
- a CDS encoding class A sortase gives MTKRKRRFKKGSLWLLVMFLVGSGLVLLGLTQNSSVTRMGDAAKREMTVESVRRVKQSAQKKTEQGKTAPFDYAKTSQLTPLTVGGYRLRELTGNSGYDGAVGQLKVPAVGLDLPIGIGVSNSVLVRGAGTLKADQQMGQGNYALAGHYMAAKRLLFSPLKGVRRGDNVYLTDKQQVYHYQVSRVRVVDRHQVNVIDDVPGKKLVTLVTCASAKRGEPKRLVVQGELVSVQRVRA, from the coding sequence ATGACGAAACGTAAACGACGCTTTAAAAAAGGTTCCCTCTGGTTGCTGGTGATGTTTCTTGTCGGGAGTGGGCTGGTCCTACTCGGGTTGACACAAAATTCCTCGGTAACCCGGATGGGTGATGCAGCCAAGCGGGAGATGACGGTTGAGAGTGTTCGGCGGGTCAAGCAATCGGCCCAGAAAAAAACGGAGCAAGGTAAGACGGCCCCGTTTGATTACGCCAAGACCTCGCAGCTGACACCGCTCACGGTCGGTGGGTATCGCCTCCGTGAGTTGACCGGGAATAGCGGCTACGATGGTGCGGTGGGTCAGCTGAAGGTCCCCGCGGTGGGACTAGACTTGCCGATCGGCATTGGTGTCAGTAATAGCGTGCTGGTGCGGGGGGCGGGAACGCTGAAGGCGGACCAACAGATGGGCCAGGGGAATTACGCGCTGGCTGGGCACTACATGGCAGCGAAGCGGCTCCTGTTTTCTCCACTAAAGGGCGTTCGACGAGGAGATAACGTCTATCTGACGGACAAGCAACAGGTGTACCATTACCAAGTCTCACGGGTCCGGGTGGTGGATCGTCACCAGGTCAATGTCATTGACGATGTACCCGGCAAGAAATTGGTGACACTGGTAACCTGTGCTTCCGCCAAGCGCGGCGAACCTAAACGATTGGTGGTGCAGGGAGAACTGGTGTCGGTCCAGCGAGTTCGGGCTTGA